TTGTCGGCGATGACGACCTTCTTGAACATGCCGATCGAGATGAAGGCGAGTCCCACGGCGATATTGAGCGGGTCGAAACTGATGAACTTCCTGGATTTTACCTGGGGATGGAATTCGTGCAGATAGGTAATTGGGCCGATGATCAACTGCGGAAAGAAGCTGACGAAAGCGCCATAACGGCAAAACGCCCAAAAACCGGACCTCAACGAACGAGTCCCTTCGAAAAATTCGACCACGCTCTTTTCGCGAACATAGGCATCCGCCAGAAAGGCCGCCTGATGGAACGTGTAGAATGAAATACCAGCCGGTATCGCCACGCCGGCAATATCGGTCAGGAAGTCATTATTGTCGCCAAGAAGAACTGTAACGATCTTGTATTTGAAGTAGCACAGCGAGGCTATGTTGTATCCTTGGCCGCATCCATACAGCACTCTGCGGTATGGATTACTGTCGTCCATAGCAAGAAGCGCGTTGGATACCCCGAAATTGACAAGCAGGGCGACCAGCAGCAGAAATACCGACGATATGCCGTAGGGAGCATAAAAGATAATTGACGCCGTAAAGATGACGAGTAGTGCCTCATTCCTGCCTCGCGTCAAAAGAGCAACATAAAACGCAATAAGTGTCACCGGCAGGAAGAGAAATAGGAAGAGTGGATCGATAAAGATCATATCAAACCCAACCAAAATATCAAATTTGGTCCGAAGCCACTTATCTGAGGCTACGAATCCTACATATGATTTAATTCGTCTGTGTCTTGCGCTACCAACGCAGCTCGCTACGGAGCCTGAATAGCAATAAATTTTCTGGCGGCCATATTTGAGGCCGCCGAACAATTAAGAGACAACTATAGGTTACGCACTGAACCACGAGGGTTTCGGCAGAGCCTTCTATCGCAGCTAAAATCAGGGGTAAAAAAGCACGCATTTAACGAGATGTAAATAGGACAGTAATGCCTTCGGCTATGTGACGGCGACTTAAATCAAAGTTCAAACCTATGGCGGCTTGACGAAAATGCGTCGGCACCGCTCTCCTGAAGCTGGTGGTCCTTTCACGCCCAGCCGTTGAGGGGTGCGAGCGGATCGCCTTCGGCGCCCTCCACGGTCGCTCTTGTCATGAGTTCGACAACCAGGCCTGCCCGAGTGACTACGAAAGCAAGACGCCTCTTGAAAACCGCGCCATAGCAGGGCGCAACCACTACCATTGCGCCATCTGCCTCGAGTTTCGCCACGTCGTCCTCCAGACTGTCTGAGAACAGGCAGACGTGATCGAGGCCGCCGCCCTTGGCCAGCCGACTCGCGACGGGATTCGGCCCGTCACGCAACGGAGCCACCAGTTCTATCGGAACGCTGTCGAGATAAATAAGGAGCGCGCAGGACACATTCTGGGTCGGATCAATTGCAGGCGGCACAACCAGCCTGGCTCCCTGCTGCGTCCACGTTTTCAGCGCACGATCCATGTTCGGCACGACGAACCCATAGTGAAACACTTTACGCGGATCGAACGTGATCTCTGCCATAGCTGGAGGCCCTGCTTGGGGTTAATGGCGTAATTTTTGCACGAGACGTTAGCCGACCCGGCGCAGCTGCGCGAGCGATTTCTTGCGGAGACTCCGCAGCGCCTTCGAGAGCGGCAGGCTCTCCGTCACGAGCTCGCAAGGATGCGCCACTTCGGAAGTGTCGGACCTTGCCGGGCGAGCGCCGCCCGCGGCGGGTTCGGCTGGCGGTCGTTCGTCAAGCCCCTATCCGGAGTAGAAGGGACAGGCCCGGCGGTGGTAACCCCTGATGCCGCGCAGGAGCGCCTCGAAGCCCGCAAGCGAGGTGATCGTGTTGACGTGGTCGACGGTGCGCATCGGCGGGCGAGCACGTCGGGATGCGGCTTGTGGAGGATCTGGGCATCCGCTTGCTCGCACGCGAGCCGCGCCAGGTCATTGTTGGTCATGCGGCTGAGACAGCCGTACCGGATTGAAACATGGTCCTCCACCTGGCCGACGACCAGGACCCGCTTGCGCGTCTTCTCGCCGGAACCTCCTCGGGCGTGCGCTGACGCGCGCCATTATGCTGCTGATGCCGCTTTCGGTGAGAAGCGCGATGCCGGCGCGCGCACGAGCCATCAGTGCCGGACCCTCTTCGTGGTCGTAGGTCTTCAGCAGCTCTTCGAGTCTGAGGGAATGTCGGCAATCGAAATAGAGCGCCCTGCGGTCGAGCGGCAGGGAGAGGGGAGGCGTGCGGCTGGTTCGCTCGATAAGTCAGCTAAGCGACTCCACCCGGGTTCTCGATTTCTTGGCTCCGCCACGTCGATCAGATCGGTGCCACGATTGGGACCTCCACTTCGATCACGGAGATGCAACCACCAATTGGTTCGGAGGCCATCACCTCTTATGGGTCAACGTATGCGATCGGTGCTCCAGGAAGGACGGACAGTTGATTCCTCTTCGGGAAGGCGAGAACATCGATCGTGCCACTTTTGGCCGGAAGATTTGTGCGGCCACATGCTATGCCGCTATTTTCAACTTCGCCTGTTCCAGCGACCAATACTCCATGTCGAAGAGATCTGCCTCGCTGATCGGAGTGAAACAGCCATAGGCTTCCGCGGCGTTGATTACCCGGGCAGCCTGTTCGCAGAGATCTCCGCCGATTTTGGCCGCCTTGGCATTCGCGCCGATCGCGAACATGCCTTTGCCAAGCACCAGAACGACCCGTGGATAGACGTCCAGTATCCGTTTCGGCTCGTTGGCGCGGGTCGCGTTTTTCTCAAAGTAGGCCCTGTAACGGTCCGCATAAGCGGCTAACGCGCTCTCGATTGCGCGTTCATCCGCATCGGCCCCGATGATCATCGGCCAGGGCTTGATACGAATTACGTGGTCTGGCGTCACCGTGCCGCGCAGACTGATCGCCTCCACGTTCGGCTTCGATGTGAGTTCACGGATCGCTTGAGTCGAACGGTAATCGAGGAAGACACCCTTTGCGAAAGGCGACCCTTGCCGCATCAGTGCTTTTTCCAGCCGCTTAGCAAGCCCCGCGTCTCTCTCGCCGTCATTGGGCTGCGGGCCCGTCAACGCCACGCCGGCGCGGGCGAGTTCCTCCTCTGCCAGTGTGACGAATTCGATCATCAGCTCATAGGAGGCACGGGCATCGTTTGCGAACGTGAAGAGGCCGTGATTTTCCAGCCATAGACCCTCGCAACCCGCATGCTCGCGATTGATGCGGTCCGCGGCGATGGAAAGATCGAAGCCGGGCATCACATAGGGCACATAGGCGAGGCGATCGCCATAGATGCGACGAACGGTGTCGCGCATGTTCGGTTGGTCGGCGAGCGCCAGGACCGCTGTCGCATGCGTGTGGTCGACGTAGGCAAAGGGTATGAAGGCGTGCAGCAGCGCTTCGACGGACGGGTTCGGCGCGTCCTTCTCGATGAGGCTGGCACGCAACAGTGAAACCATGTCCGGGTCTGAGAGTTTCGGGGTGTTACGGGCTTCGAGCAAAGGCGCGAGGCGCACGGCGGGCAGGCCCGGCGCCTCGATCGTGTCGAGGTCCCAGCCGCTTCCCTTGATGTGCATGAGGTCCTCTCCCTCGTCAGACCTTACCTTGACCGAGGTGTTGCCGCCGCCGTGCAGCACAAGGTCCGGGTCACTGCCGATGATACGGGAGGTGTAGATACGAAGGCCGAGGGCCTCGCTCTGTCCCGCGGCGCGTGCCGCCTCTACAAAACGTGCTGCGTCCTCGTCGTTCCAGCGGCTTTCCATGCGAATTGTCCTGTCTATGATTGAAGGTCGGCGGGCAACCGGAGCCGCCCGCCGTTTGTGCGTGCTTAGAAGTCGAAGTTGCCAATGTTTTCCTTGGTGAAAACGGTGCGCTCCGGCAGCAGGATGATGCCGTTGCCATCGGCTTCGTAATCGTAGCCCTGTACCTTGTTGGCTGAGACTTCGACGGTTCCGACGCCGGGGATCTCCAGTTTCTCGCCGACCTTCATGGGGCCGTTCTTCAAGACGTGATCGGCAACGAAGACCGAGATCTTGCCTTGCTGCGTGACGTCCCAAAGGCCGAAGCGCTGGATCGTGCCGCGCTCGATATAGGGCCGCATGACATTTGGGGTGGAGAAGCCGACGATAGTGACGCCCTCGGCGCGCTCCAAATTTTCCGCCGCCTGCGCCGCTGCCGGCAGGGCGTTTGCATCGGGCGCGATGATCGCGTCGAGGTCAGGATAGGTCTGCAGGATACTTTCAGCCGTCTGCAGTGATTTCTGAGCGTCGTTGTAGCCATACTGGGTGGTAACGATTTCCCAGCCCGGATGCTCCTTGGCGATCTTCGCCTTGGCGGCTTCCGCCCAGGCGTTCTGGTCGGTCACGGTCGGGCTCGAGTAGAAGAAGGCAACCTTGGCCTTTTCCTTCTTCACACCCTCGGCCGCCATGTCGACCAGAAGGCCGCCAAGCTGCTCAGGCGTGCCTTGGTTGATGTAATAGCTGCGGCAATCCGGGTTGACGTCGCTGTCCCAGGTCATGACGAGCACGCCGCGTTCCATGGCGCGCTTCAGCGCCGGGCACAGGCCGTCCGGAGAGACGGAGGAGACGATGAGCGCGTTGTAGCCCTGGTTGACGAAGTTGTTGATGAACTGGACCTGCCCGGAAACGCTCGGCTCCGTCGGGCCGTCATAGGTGACCTTCGCGCCGACTTCCTCGCCCGCCTTCACCGCGCCGGCGCCGCCGGAGGTGAAGAAGCCGACACCCACCAGCTTGGGGATGAAGGCGATCTGGTTTTCTGCATGCGCAGCGCCCGAGGCGAGCATGGTGCCGGCCAAAAGCGCCGCGGCGAGGGCGCTCGATTTCATGATGGTCTTGATCATTCTCATTCTCCTCCTGAAGTGACGGCCACCCGGTTCTGTCTCTGTTGCCGGGCGACCGCGATGAAATCGGCCAGCATCGCGCTTGCGTGGCGCAATGCGACCGCGACGACCAGCAACCCTCCCGAAAGTGCGCTGGAAATCTGGCTGGGGACGCCGGCCGCCTGCAAGCCCTGCTGCAGGTAACCGATGACGAAGGTGGCAAGCAGGGTGCCGAGGATGGAGCCCTGACCGCCATAGATGGAGGCGCCGCCGAGTACGGCCGCGGTGACGGCTGGCAGCAGCGTCGCCGAACCGAGGTCGACGCGCGCGGAGCCGAAATAGGCCGACATGACGAGGCCTGCGATGGCCGCCGAAACGCCGGTAATGACATAGGTGAACGTCTGGACGCGGCCGACCGGGATACCGGCGAAATGGGCAGCCCTTTCAGACTGGCCGGAAAGGAACACGGTGCGACCGAAGCGAGTGAAATGCAGAAGGACGATGAGCACGAGCGAGAGTGCGAGGAAGAGCGCGAGAGGTGCCGGCAGCCCAAGGAATTCGGCATAGCCGAAGGCGTTGAAGGCCTCCGGAAAGTTACCGATGCCCTCGTAGCCGCCCGCGCCGACGAGACCGGAGGCGACGGTCGCCGTACCCTGGAAAAGATAGAGGCTGCCGAGCGTGACGACGAGCGGCTGTATCTTGGACAGGTGGATGACCGTGGCGTTGAGGAGCCCGCAGAGCGCGCCGGTAACCAGAGCGAGCAAGATGGAAAGCGGAAGCGGCACGCCGTAGAATGTCGCGACGCCAAACATGATGGCAGTAAGGCCGATTACTGAGGCGAAAGACACGTCAATGCCGCCGGCAATTATGACAAGGGTCAGCGGTAGGGCGACGATGCCGATCTGAACGAAGTCTGAGGTGCCGTAGATCAGGTTCGTAAGATTGAGGAAGCGCGGATTGACGAGACCGAAGATGAGAAGTTCTGCGACGAGCATGGCAAAGAGGGCGGTCTCCCAGCGGAAGATCAGCTTTTTCATCGGCTTGCCTCCACATTGCGCGCCGTCGTCGTCTCACGGGATTGTGTTGGGCCGCGCTCGTGCACCCCATAGCGGCGGGCACGGATGCGCCGGTCGATAATCTGGCGGATGCGGCCGTCGAGGAGCAGGACCGAGAGCAGGATCGCGCCTGCAATGAAGTCATTCCAATAGGCCGGGATCTTCAAGAAAACGAGGGCACTGTCTATCGAAGTGATAAAGATAACGGCGGTGAAGACGCCAGCGACCGAACCGGTGCCTCCGAGAAGGCTCACGCCTCCTAGCACATTGACGGCGATGGCCTTCAGTTCGATGCCGTTACCGGCCTGATTTGGGATGAAGCCGATCTGGGCGGCGAAGACGAGGCCGGCGAGGGCGGCGCAGACGCCCGTTGCAACGAAAGCGGAAAACTGCACCAGCTTAACCGGTACACCGAGATGGTGGGCAGCCGCGCGGTTATCGCCGACTGCGTAGAAATTGCGGCCGAAGCGCGTCCTTCGCAGTACGATCCAGGCGAGCGCAACAAGTGCCAGCACAACAATCGTGAGGACGGAGAAGCCGAAGCCGAGATTGGCGGCGAGCGCCTTCAGACCCTGCGGCAGGTCCTCGATCCAGCGCCCGCCCGTGAGGACGAGCATGATGCCGCGATAAAGTCCAAGCGTGCCAAGGGTGGCGACGATGGATGGAATGCCGAGATAGGCAACCATCAGACCGTTGAAGGCCCCGGCGACAGCACCGGTTGCAAGGCAGAAGGCGATGGCGAGCGGCAGGCTCACGCCGGCTGTGAGCGAAAGGCCGAGCACCGCGGCGCTGAGGCCAAGCACCGAACCGCTCGACACATCGATATTGCGCGTCAGGATGACCATCATAGTCCCGAGCGAGATCAGCATCAGGACGAGGCTGTTGGAGACAACCACCGAGGCAGTGGCGCCGGACAGATAGCCGGGCGCGGCCGTGCCGATCGCGGCGTAGGCGACGGCAAGCACTAGGATGAGCGTTGCGACGCGATTGCGGGAAAAGAGATCAAGCATGGCGGCCCTCCGAGGCGCCGAAGGCGAGGCGGGCGATGGCGTCAACCGAGATCTGGTCCGTGAGTTTGCCGCCAGACTGGCCGAAGGCCATGATCTCGACCCGGTCGGCAAGCTGTTCGATCTCGTCGAAGTCGGATGAAATGAGGATGATGGCGACGCCGTCGGCGGCAAGCCGGCGGATGACGTCGTAGAGGTCGTTGCGTGCCGCCACGTCCACGCCGCGCGTGGGCTCGTCGAGAATGAGCACCTTGGGCCGAGCGGAAAGGCATTTGGCGAGCAGCACCTTCTGCTGGTTGCCACCCGAAAGACCGCGCGCCTCCTGGTCGGCGCCGGTGCACTTGATGCCCATGCTCGCGCGGAACCCATCGAAGACCTTACGCTCGGCGCCGGGCCGCAGAAAGAAGGGCAGGCGGTGCACCAGGTAGGACGAAACGTTCCAGGAAAGCGGTGCTTCAAGGAAAAGGCCGTGCTGCTGGCGGTCTTCAGGCAGGTAGACGAGGCCGAGGTCGATGCATATGCGCGGTGAGCGCTTCTTCAGTTCCGCGCCATCAAAGACGACGCTGCCCCCCATCTGCGGCCGAAGGCCGAAGAGCGTTTCGGCGAACTCCGTGCGTCCGGCGCCCACGACCCCGGCAAGGCCGAGGATTTCGCCGGCCCGCACGTCGAGGCTGATATTGCGGAACCCTTCGCCGCTGAGGTCGCGCACGCTGAGACGCGGCTTGCCGATCTGCGAAACCTTGCGGCACACACGCTTCTTGTCGGCATCATCCGCGATCTGCACACGGCTCATCGCGTCGATAATCACGGCGTCGCTGTAGCTGTCGAGCGGCCCGCTAAGCACGATCACACCGTCGCGCAGTACGCTGATTGTGCCGCAGATCTCGCGAATCTCGCGCAGCTTGTGCGAGATGAAGAAGATGCCGACACCCTGACTCTGGAGCTTGCGCACGCGCTGAAAGAGGGCGCTGGTCTCGAAGGGGGTTAGCGCCGAAGTCGGTTCGTCGAGTATCAGCACGCGCGCGTCACGTACGAGACCGCGCAGGATTTCGACAATCTGCCGCTCGGCGATTTCAAGGGCGGCGGCCTGCACGTCGAGGTCGAGCGAGACTGAGAGCTCGGCGACGAGTTGCTCGACGCGCGGCCTTAGCGCGCGGGGAGAGGCTGCAAGGCCAAGGCAGATGTTTTCCAGAACGCTCTGGTTGGGCAGGATATGCGCCTCTTGCGGCACCAGGTAAAGCCCGAGTTTCTGCGCGAGCGCCGGCGATGCATGGGTGAGGGCGCGGCCGTTGATCTCGATGGCGCCGGCATTAGACGCAATGACGCCCGACATGATTTTCATGAGGCTCGACTTGCCAGCGCCGTTGCCGCCGAGAAGCGCATGCACCTCTCCCGCGTGCAAAACTAGGGAAACACCTTTTAGCACCGGAACGGCACCGTAGGACTTCCAGACGTCCGTCAGCTTCGCGACCCTCCCGGCCACCGGGCTCCCAGCCATTCCGCACCTGTTCATATGTAATTCATGAAAGTCATGTGATCACATAGCTCAATCGTCGTCAATATGCCCGTCACGTGATGAACGACTATAGGAAGCCAGTGCATCGCTCGAAGCTCGGATTAGCCGCGCAAAATCAACGGATTGGAACTGGGAAGAATATTTCGCAGGCCTAACGCGTTGACGGATCAAAAGTTTTATTGGTATTCAAATGATCAGAAATCGACCGAGGGAGCCGCTTGCATGGCGTCGGACAACGGAGAATGGAGTTATGCCGACACGGACGAGGAGATCCTCACCCGTATCGCTTGGTATTACTACAACGACGGGCTGACGCAGAACGAGATCGGCGAGAAACTCAACATGTCGCGCATCAAGGTGTCGCGTCTTTTGGAGAGCGGCCGACGCTCCGGCATTATTCAGGTGCGTATCAACTCGAGATATCAGGGCTGCCTGGCGCTCGAGCGGCAGATCAAGGAGCGCTACGGGCTGTTGGAAGCCTACGTGGTGCCGCAGCTTCCCGATCAGGATCCGAGTGATCGGCTGGGTCAGGCGGCCGCGCAATTTCTCATGCAACGGCTTCAGCCGGACGACCTTCTGGCGGTCGGTTGGGGCGCGACCGTGAGCAACACGATCCAGCGGCTCGGCCATGTCGCCAACGAGCGCAATATTGGCCTAGTCAGCCTGACCGGCGGCGTCGGCACTTATGTCGACGGCATGCGAACGGCCAACTGGGGCAGCAGCGTTCATCTCGTACCGGCGCCGCTCGTCGTGCGCGACCCGGATGTCGCACGCAACCTCTCTTCCGAACCCGCCGTCGCCAACTTGCTCGAAATGGCGCTCAACGCGAGTTACCAGCTCGTTGGCATCGGTGAACTTTCGGCCACCTCCACTGTCGTGCGTTCCGGCTATGTCAGCCCCGATGAGGTGGAGCCGTTGCGCCGCAAGGGCGCCGTCGGCGACATCCTCTGCCAGTTCTACAACGAATGCGGAGAGCCACTCGAGTTGCCGCTGCACGATCGAGTGATCGGCGTGAAGCTCGCGGCGCTGTCGCGCGCGGAAAAAGTCGTGGCGGCGGCGGGTGGCATCCATAAGGTACAGGCCATCCATGCAGCGCTTTGCGGAAAGGTCGTCGGCATCCTCATAACCGACGAGACGACCGCGAGCCGCCTCATCGAGCTCGAGGACTGAGACCATGAAGACTTCCTATATGCTGGCCGTCGATGCCGGCACGGGCAGCGGCCGCGCGGTGATCTTCGACGAAAACGGCAACCAGATCGCCAGCGCCCAGCACGAATGGTGGCACCGGGCCGATCCGCGCTTTCCGGGCTCGATGGACTTCGATGTGGAGGGCAACTGGTCGCTGCTGTCACGCGCCATTCGCCAGGCGATCGCCGAATCCCGCATTGCACCCGCCGAGATCCGTGCAGTCAGTGCCACCAGCATGCGTGAGGCGATCGTCGCCTATGACCGCAGCGGTCGGGAAATCTGGGCCTGCGCCAACGTCGACAGTCGCGCCGTGAGCGAGGTGCGCGACCTGAAGCGCGATTTTGCCGATCTGGAGCGGACGCTTTATACTGAGAGCGGGCAGACTTTCGCGCTCGGCACCCTGCCGCGCCTGCTCTGGCTGAAGCGCAACCTGCCGGACGTCTATGCTCGCATCCACAGGATCAGCATGCTGTCAGATTGGGTTCTGGCGCGTCTCTCCGGCGTCATCGCGAGCGATCCTTCCAATGCCGGCACGACCGGTCTCTACAGCCTAACGAAACGCAATTGGATGCCTGAGGCGCTGAGCAAGGCCGGCATGCGCGACGATATCTTCCCGGAAAGCGTCGAGCCGGGCACGGTGATCGGCCGGGTCACCGAAAGGGCGGCTAGCGAGACGGGCATTGCCACGGGCACACCCGTTGTCATGGGAGGCGGCGACTGCCAGAGCGGGGCAGCGGCAGTCGGTGTCGTGAATGAAGGTGACTGCGCCGTGCTCGGGGGGACCTTCTGGCAGCAGGTGGTGAATGTCGGCCCGTCCGTGTCCGATCCGTCTATGGACCTGCGCATCAATCCGCATGTCGTCAACGGCCTAAACCAGGCCGAGGCGATAAGCTTCTTCGTCGGCATGGTAATGCGTTGGTTCCGCGACAGTTTCGGCGCGGAAGAGGTCGCGGCGGCCGGGCCCGGCGGCGATGCCTACAGGCTCCTCGAGGAGAAAGCAGCCGGGGTGCCGGTGGGCGCTTACGGCATCATTCCGGTCTTCTCCGACGTCATGCACTACGGCAACTGGTATCACGCCGCGCCTTCGCTTCTGAACCTTTCTATCGACCCGGAAAAATCGGGCAAGGCCGCGATCTTTCGCGCCCTTCAGGAGAATGCGGCGATTGTCGCGGCCCGCAACCTTTCGGCTATCTTCAAGCTTTCCGGCAAAACGCCGGATAAGATCGTCTTTGCGGCCGGCGCGTCGAAATCAGCCCACTGGTCGCAGATCCTTGCGGATGCCACCGGCCTTCCGGTCGTAACGCCCGTGGTCAAGGAGGCGACGGCGCTCGGCTGCGCCGCAGCGGCGGCAATCGGGATCGGCCTACGCCGCAACTTCGTCGAGGCGGCGGCGAGCTGGGTGCGCTGGGACAAGCGTTTCGAGCCGAATTTCGACCACAAGGTTATCTACGAGGCGGCGGGCGAGCGCTGGGCACGCGCCTACGCGCTGCAGCGACAGCTCGTGGACGAGGGCGTCACCACGGCCATGTGGAAGGCGCCAGGTCTCTGAGTTTTATAGATCCGTCAATCAACATAGCAGGAATTAAGACATGCTCATCCAGATGGTTAGCATCAACGTCAAGCAAGGCCACGCCGCAGATTTTCTGGAGGCGTTCCGCATAAACTACGAAGGCACGCGCCAGGAGCCCGGTAATCTGCGCTTCGACGTCCTGCGCAATCCGGACGACGACCACAGCTTCGTCATCTATGAAGTCTTCAAGTCGCCTGAGGCGCTCGACGCGCACCGCAAGACCGAACACTACCAGGAATGCGTGCGCCGGATCGACCCGATCCTCGCCGGCCCACGGACCAAGACCTTCTATAATGTCGAGATGGCCGATTTTCTCGCCGCGGGCCAAGCCTAGCAGGTTTGGAATACGGCAGAGCTCCTCGGACGGTGGACACTACTTCGTTCAGGGGTTGAGCGACCCTTCTGCACTGATTAAATTCGATAAGCCGCTGGACGAGCTTCGGGCTGCGCTGGCAGAGTTTGACTGGGAGACAGAGCCGTTCACAACCCTGGGCGGTGGGAATTGCCGCGATGCTGCGGCGTTCGCGTCACCCCAACGCCGCCGCTGTTCCTGACCAAGAATTTCGGCTCGCATCCCATACCTTGCCTAAAACACGTCGGTAACGACGTCGTCAATGACGGCCATCAACGCGCTATCCGGCAGGCGGTGCCAATCGGGCGGTTAGCCTGAAAAGGGGGCATTCAACCTGAAACCGTGTCAGCGAAGCATGATGCGATCATCTTGTTTGCTCCTAAGTCCCTTGCCCATTTTGCGATCTCGGGTTCGTCACTCTTCTCAGCGATGCCGCCCCACACTTCCTTCAGCACGGGGTTTCCTGACGAAGAGTCGAAGAAAAAATAGCCTGGGTCAGCAACCGGGACATCGGCATATACAATCGTCCATGTGCCGGCCTGCATAAAATTGATGATGCTGATCTTGGACGGTTGGACCTTCTGATCAAGGCCATTGGCAACAAGCCTCGAGTAGTCGGCTTTGCGTGTGGCGCTGAGCTTCGTATCAACGCCTTTGCAGGGATCAGCCGCCAATGCGGCATGTTGTGGTAGTTGGAGGATGACAGCAGCTAAACCGAATGCGAAAAGTTGTTTTAGAAACGTGGACATCAGGGCAGTACTCGCTCCAGAAAGCTTCTGGTAGATAACCACACATCGTGTTCGCGGACAAATGGTAAGCTACCGCTTAAACCACGAAAAGTCCGGGCTCGGTTCCCGGGCTTGCAACCAACATACAGAGCGACCGCCCCGTTTCATCTTAGGGGCGTCTGAGGAACCACTTCTGGCACATCCGGTGGCACCTCACTTTCTGGGACGAACCCAAGGATGCTCACCACGAGAGCGATGAGAACGCAGATGAGTACGAGGAAGGCAACACCGGTTCTGTCCATTCATTATTAGCAATTCCGAATGTGATGAATTCGAGGCAAAGACTAAGAGGCTCGCATCCTGTCGCCGCGACCAGACCCGCGCCCGGGGGGTACCGGGCAAATCAAAGGAGAAGAAGGTCGATTAATCTAAATAATATTCGTCAAAGTGGACTGATCCGAAGCAATCAACTCTGACGCAAGCAGGGCAACTGGTAGGCCGAGGCCTATAACCTCGAAGAACGGGTTCGATTCCCGGGCCTGCAACCAAATTCGAGACGATGGCTATCTGCGTCAGTCTTCGTCCCAGAGCATTTCCATTATCTCGTCAGGGGATTCCTTAACCTGAAACGTCGCGCAATCTGCGTTTTTGGGAGCGAAGGTGACGAGAGTGGTGCGTCGTTGACCTTCAACCCGCTGGAAGTGCGTCACAGCGTCCATGTTGACGAAAATTGGTCCGTTGTTGTCGTGTAGTTCGAGCCACATGGTTTGTGTCCTCTCGACAATTCGTCGGCTCGCGGAAGTATAGCACAAGGGTGAGTGAAATGAGCCCGTACCGCGTCGAATACGATTCCGGCCCTGAGGGCATGGAGGGGATGAAGCCGTCAAGAACGAGTGGGCGGACAAAGGCTATCGCCTCGATCAGGTGGCCCGAGATCGACTTAGGAGTGGCTTCTGATGTTCTCCTTAAGCACGTTCACTTGCTAACTCCTTCCAACGTT
The sequence above is drawn from the Sinorhizobium meliloti genome and encodes:
- the lsrK gene encoding autoinducer-2 kinase, which translates into the protein MKTSYMLAVDAGTGSGRAVIFDENGNQIASAQHEWWHRADPRFPGSMDFDVEGNWSLLSRAIRQAIAESRIAPAEIRAVSATSMREAIVAYDRSGREIWACANVDSRAVSEVRDLKRDFADLERTLYTESGQTFALGTLPRLLWLKRNLPDVYARIHRISMLSDWVLARLSGVIASDPSNAGTTGLYSLTKRNWMPEALSKAGMRDDIFPESVEPGTVIGRVTERAASETGIATGTPVVMGGGDCQSGAAAVGVVNEGDCAVLGGTFWQQVVNVGPSVSDPSMDLRINPHVVNGLNQAEAISFFVGMVMRWFRDSFGAEEVAAAGPGGDAYRLLEEKAAGVPVGAYGIIPVFSDVMHYGNWYHAAPSLLNLSIDPEKSGKAAIFRALQENAAIVAARNLSAIFKLSGKTPDKIVFAAGASKSAHWSQILADATGLPVVTPVVKEATALGCAAAAAIGIGLRRNFVEAAASWVRWDKRFEPNFDHKVIYEAAGERWARAYALQRQLVDEGVTTAMWKAPGL
- a CDS encoding antibiotic biosynthesis monooxygenase translates to MLIQMVSINVKQGHAADFLEAFRINYEGTRQEPGNLRFDVLRNPDDDHSFVIYEVFKSPEALDAHRKTEHYQECVRRIDPILAGPRTKTFYNVEMADFLAAGQA
- a CDS encoding exopeptide, whose amino-acid sequence is MDRTGVAFLVLICVLIALVVSILGFVPESEVPPDVPEVVPQTPLR